The DNA window AGTGATGAGAAGCAGTGGCGACCGTAGATCCTACAATATTGGCTACGTCACATACACATAATTCCTCGCCTTTATACAGAGCCAATACGATTTTCAGCCTCGTTTCATCTCCTAACGCTTTGAACATCGTAGAAACACCTTGAACAGCTTCAACATGGATAGAAGGCTTAATACGATTCACTTTTTCTTCATTAAAACAATAAATATCACAGCGATCTTTTGGCATAATTTCCTCCTTCATTCAAACATTCAAATGATTGTTTGTTTATAATATATGTCAATTTTAAAAAATGTTCAAACATTTATTGATTATTCGAAATTTTTCTCTGGACAAAACATAAATATATGAAGAATAAATATGGAAAGTATGCTAGTGTATGTGCTCTGTACTAAATGGTGTGGGCGAAAGGA is part of the Priestia aryabhattai genome and encodes:
- a CDS encoding ArsR/SmtB family transcription factor, with the protein product MPKDRCDIYCFNEEKVNRIKPSIHVEAVQGVSTMFKALGDETRLKIVLALYKGEELCVCDVANIVGSTVATASHHLRLLRNIGIANYRKEGKLAFYSLRDAHIKQVIDIMFAKKEDITI